A part of Rhodopirellula bahusiensis genomic DNA contains:
- the rpsC gene encoding 30S ribosomal protein S3: MGQKVNPIAFRTGVTRGWGSRWYASKQDFADLLVEDRKIREFITKHPKKSQYKSAGIDRIEIERTRDEVRVMLYVARPGLIIGKKGQEIEILQAELQNLVGRRINLKVEEVGRPELQAQLVAEDISQQLAKRSSFRRTMKRMLEQTMDAGAKGIKIQMAGRLGGAEMARREKQSAGSIPLSTLQAKIDYGFTEAMTPQGHIGIQVWINQGTYGDDNDGADAQTGQASKKPKRSYKR; this comes from the coding sequence ATGGGTCAAAAAGTCAATCCGATTGCGTTTCGTACCGGCGTCACCCGTGGTTGGGGAAGTCGTTGGTATGCCTCGAAGCAGGATTTTGCGGACCTGCTGGTGGAAGATCGCAAGATTCGCGAATTCATCACCAAGCACCCCAAGAAGTCACAATACAAGAGCGCGGGAATCGATCGTATCGAGATCGAACGTACTCGCGATGAAGTTCGGGTGATGCTTTACGTTGCTCGCCCAGGTTTGATCATCGGCAAGAAGGGACAGGAAATTGAGATCCTGCAAGCCGAACTGCAGAACCTGGTTGGACGTCGCATCAACCTGAAAGTGGAAGAAGTTGGACGCCCTGAATTGCAAGCTCAATTGGTTGCTGAGGACATCTCGCAGCAATTGGCAAAGCGATCCAGCTTCCGCCGCACAATGAAACGAATGCTCGAACAGACGATGGACGCTGGTGCAAAGGGCATCAAAATCCAAATGGCCGGTCGACTGGGCGGTGCCGAAATGGCCCGTCGCGAAAAGCAAAGTGCTGGCTCGATTCCATTGAGCACGCTACAAGCCAAGATTGATTACGGATTCACCGAAGCGATGACGCCACAGGGGCACATCGGGATTCAAGTGTGGATTAACCAAGGTACTTACGGAGACGACAACGATGGCGCTGATGCCCAAACGGGTCAAGCATCGAAAAAGCCAAAGAGGTCGTATAAAAGGTAA
- the rplP gene encoding 50S ribosomal protein L16, protein MPKRVKHRKSQRGRIKGNATRGNTVVFGDYGIQSLDAGWIKATTIEAGRIAAQQYVRGQGKLYIRIFPDKSVTSTPLETRMGKGKGEPDFWAAVVKPGTILYELSGVTEQQAKVCFARLASKMPVKVRFVERRSA, encoded by the coding sequence ATGCCCAAACGGGTCAAGCATCGAAAAAGCCAAAGAGGTCGTATAAAAGGTAACGCGACTCGCGGCAATACGGTCGTCTTTGGTGACTACGGTATCCAATCACTGGATGCTGGCTGGATCAAAGCTACGACGATCGAAGCCGGACGGATCGCTGCCCAGCAATACGTTCGCGGCCAAGGCAAGCTCTATATCCGAATCTTTCCCGACAAGTCTGTGACTAGCACACCGCTGGAAACACGGATGGGTAAAGGTAAAGGGGAGCCTGACTTTTGGGCCGCGGTTGTTAAGCCGGGAACCATTTTATACGAACTCAGTGGCGTGACCGAACAACAAGCCAAGGTGTGCTTTGCACGTCTGGCGAGCAAGATGCCGGTCAAAGTCCGATTTGTTGAACGCCGCTCAGCGTGA
- the rpmC gene encoding 50S ribosomal protein L29, giving the protein MTKLTELREMSDEQLDATAKEAAETLFRLRFQSQSERLNTPSEIKKNRKTIARVKTIQTERQLAQPQA; this is encoded by the coding sequence ATGACCAAACTGACCGAACTTCGCGAAATGAGCGACGAACAGCTCGACGCGACTGCGAAGGAAGCCGCCGAAACCCTGTTTCGCTTGCGTTTCCAATCTCAGTCCGAGCGTTTGAACACGCCCAGCGAAATCAAGAAAAACCGAAAAACGATCGCTCGTGTTAAGACGATCCAAACCGAACGTCAACTTGCTCAACCGCAAGCATAG
- the rpsQ gene encoding 30S ribosomal protein S17: MPKRVVAGIVTSDKMSKTRRVEIARLVKHPKYKKYIRRRTVCHVHDENNDSGVGDKVEIIESEPLSKLKRWRLVRVLEKSTAVDVVALRAARKNAEAEGLAAAHAGEPEAESTASDA; this comes from the coding sequence ATGCCCAAACGCGTCGTAGCCGGAATTGTGACCAGCGACAAAATGAGCAAGACGCGTCGCGTCGAGATCGCTCGTTTGGTCAAGCATCCAAAATACAAGAAGTACATTCGCCGCCGCACGGTGTGTCACGTTCACGACGAGAACAATGATTCGGGTGTGGGCGACAAGGTCGAAATCATTGAGTCGGAACCATTGAGCAAACTGAAACGCTGGCGTTTGGTTCGCGTGCTTGAAAAAAGCACCGCGGTCGACGTTGTTGCGTTGCGTGCTGCTCGCAAGAACGCCGAAGCCGAAGGCTTGGCTGCAGCTCACGCTGGTGAACCCGAAGCAGAATCGACCGCCTCGGACGCTTAA
- the rplN gene encoding 50S ribosomal protein L14 — protein sequence MIQQESRLDVADNTGAREVMCIKVLGGSRRRFATVGDVIVCSVKSVIPGSEVKKKAVVRAVIVRVKQPTRRPDGSYIRFDSNAVVLVDKDRNPRGTRIFGAVARELRENNFMKIVSLANEVV from the coding sequence ATGATCCAACAAGAATCCCGCCTCGATGTCGCCGACAACACCGGTGCTCGAGAAGTCATGTGCATCAAGGTGCTCGGCGGCAGTCGGCGTCGTTTCGCCACCGTTGGCGACGTGATCGTATGCAGCGTCAAGAGTGTGATTCCAGGCAGCGAAGTGAAGAAGAAGGCCGTTGTGCGTGCCGTGATCGTTCGCGTGAAGCAGCCCACCCGTCGTCCAGACGGAAGCTACATCCGGTTCGATTCCAACGCAGTGGTTTTGGTCGACAAAGACCGTAACCCACGCGGAACTCGTATCTTTGGTGCCGTTGCACGAGAGCTGCGTGAAAACAACTTCATGAAAATTGTCAGCCTGGCCAACGAAGTGGTCTGA
- the rplX gene encoding 50S ribosomal protein L24, whose translation MKFRVDDEVIVIAGADKGHRGKILKVDRDKDKVVVEGAARVWKHVRQSQKNPQGGRLNKEMPMSASNVMLVDPSTGKPTRIGVRFLDDGSKERFAKASGDSLGQIAPAKASKASS comes from the coding sequence ATGAAATTTCGCGTTGACGATGAAGTCATAGTGATTGCCGGAGCTGACAAAGGTCACCGTGGCAAAATCCTGAAAGTCGATCGCGACAAAGACAAGGTTGTCGTTGAAGGCGCCGCTCGCGTGTGGAAGCACGTGCGTCAAAGCCAAAAGAACCCACAGGGCGGTCGCTTGAACAAAGAGATGCCCATGAGTGCGAGCAACGTGATGTTGGTCGATCCATCGACCGGCAAACCGACCCGCATCGGTGTTCGTTTCCTGGACGACGGAAGCAAAGAGCGTTTCGCGAAGGCCAGCGGCGACAGCCTTGGTCAAATCGCTCCAGCCAAGGCTTCCAAAGCATCCAGCTGA
- the rplE gene encoding 50S ribosomal protein L5, producing MSSNIPRMQQRYDESVRAALTETYGYKNVHQVPRLLKISMNMGVGAAVGDKKVLDLAIDSMTQITGQKPVTTIARKSIAGFRLREGMPIGCMVTMRRQRMFEFLDRLVSVVLPRVRDFRGISRKAFDGNGNYTLGLNEQLVFPELNPDKFVRPQGMNISFVTSAKTDDEARELLRLFGMPFKQPKEKEQAGAA from the coding sequence ATGTCCAGCAACATTCCACGAATGCAACAGCGATACGACGAATCCGTTCGTGCCGCTTTGACAGAAACATACGGCTACAAAAACGTGCACCAAGTGCCGCGTCTGCTGAAGATCAGCATGAACATGGGCGTTGGTGCTGCGGTTGGCGACAAGAAGGTCCTTGACTTGGCCATCGATTCGATGACCCAGATCACTGGCCAAAAGCCTGTCACCACCATCGCTCGTAAATCGATCGCCGGCTTCCGCCTGCGTGAAGGAATGCCAATCGGCTGCATGGTGACCATGCGTCGCCAACGCATGTTCGAGTTCCTGGACCGTTTGGTCTCGGTCGTTCTTCCTCGTGTCCGTGACTTTCGCGGTATCAGCCGAAAAGCCTTCGATGGCAACGGCAACTACACACTAGGACTGAACGAGCAACTGGTTTTCCCAGAACTGAACCCAGACAAATTCGTTCGTCCTCAAGGGATGAACATCAGCTTTGTGACCTCGGCCAAGACCGACGACGAAGCACGTGAGTTGTTGCGATTGTTCGGCATGCCGTTCAAGCAACCCAAAGAAAAAGAGCAGGCCGGCGCGGCCTGA
- a CDS encoding type Z 30S ribosomal protein S14, whose product MASKSKVAKALRTPKFSTRKENRCKFCGRPRSVYRKFGLCRICFRENANAGLIPGVRKSSW is encoded by the coding sequence GTGGCAAGCAAATCCAAGGTCGCCAAGGCGCTTCGCACGCCTAAATTTTCAACTCGAAAAGAAAACCGTTGCAAGTTTTGCGGTCGTCCTCGTTCGGTGTATCGCAAGTTCGGCTTGTGCCGGATTTGCTTCCGTGAGAATGCCAATGCGGGATTGATCCCTGGCGTTCGTAAGAGCAGCTGGTGA
- the rpsH gene encoding 30S ribosomal protein S8 translates to MMTDPIADMLTRIRNAVRVERPFVDIPASRVKRGLADVLKREGFIWDWKEEKLEEEPVGYLRLELKYGPNGERVIQSIRRISKPGRRLYSRSKELKPVLGGLGIRIISTSKGVISDREARRDKIGGEVLCEVS, encoded by the coding sequence ATGATGACCGACCCCATTGCCGACATGCTCACCCGAATCCGCAACGCCGTACGCGTCGAGCGTCCGTTCGTTGACATCCCTGCCAGCCGCGTAAAACGTGGTTTGGCGGATGTTCTCAAACGAGAAGGATTCATTTGGGACTGGAAGGAAGAGAAGCTGGAAGAAGAACCAGTCGGCTACCTTCGTTTGGAACTGAAATACGGTCCCAACGGAGAACGAGTGATCCAGTCGATTCGCCGAATCAGCAAGCCAGGCCGTCGTTTGTACAGCCGCAGCAAAGAACTCAAGCCTGTGTTGGGCGGTTTGGGAATCCGAATCATCAGCACCAGCAAAGGTGTGATCAGCGATCGCGAAGCACGCCGCGACAAAATTGGCGGCGAAGTCCTCTGCGAAGTGTCGTGA
- the rplF gene encoding 50S ribosomal protein L6, which translates to MSRIGNKPVAIPAGVKVSIADRNIDVEGPKGKLSFKHRPEVKVAVDSDTNQVIISRDGDDRPSREFHGLTRAIIANMMVGVKDGYEKKLEIVGVGYLASISGDTLQLRVGYANELHRKIPTDLTVTCPDQTHVVIQGCDKQSVGQFAAEIRSLRKPEPYKGKGIRYQGEQVKIKPGKSATK; encoded by the coding sequence ATGAGCCGCATTGGTAACAAGCCAGTCGCGATCCCCGCCGGTGTGAAAGTCAGCATTGCTGATCGCAACATCGATGTGGAAGGTCCCAAGGGCAAACTGTCGTTCAAGCATCGCCCTGAAGTGAAGGTCGCTGTCGATAGCGATACCAACCAAGTGATCATTTCACGTGATGGTGACGATCGTCCCTCCCGCGAATTTCATGGCCTGACTCGTGCGATCATCGCGAACATGATGGTTGGCGTGAAAGACGGTTACGAAAAGAAGTTGGAAATCGTCGGTGTCGGTTACCTCGCATCGATCAGTGGTGACACGCTTCAGCTTCGCGTTGGTTATGCCAACGAACTGCACCGCAAGATCCCAACCGATTTGACCGTCACTTGCCCCGACCAGACTCACGTTGTGATTCAAGGTTGCGACAAACAAAGCGTTGGCCAATTCGCTGCAGAAATTCGTTCGCTTCGTAAACCTGAGCCATACAAGGGCAAAGGCATTCGATACCAAGGCGAACAAGTCAAAATCAAACCAGGTAAGTCGGCCACCAAGTAG
- the rplR gene encoding 50S ribosomal protein L18: protein MDKNKKLQSKRLRRRRHVRNKLRGSADQPRLCIQRTLKHFACQVVDDQAGKTIFSASTRDKTVRDQVKAGGNCDAAALVGKLVAEKAAEAGVKTVKLDRGHNKYHGRVKAFADAAREAGLQF from the coding sequence ATGGACAAGAACAAAAAACTCCAAAGCAAACGCCTGCGACGCCGGCGCCATGTTCGCAACAAGTTGCGAGGCAGTGCCGACCAGCCGCGTTTGTGCATTCAGCGCACGCTGAAGCACTTTGCTTGCCAGGTCGTTGACGACCAAGCTGGCAAGACCATTTTCAGTGCGAGCACGCGTGACAAAACTGTCCGCGACCAAGTGAAAGCCGGCGGCAACTGTGACGCTGCTGCATTGGTTGGTAAGCTGGTCGCAGAAAAAGCTGCTGAGGCGGGTGTTAAAACCGTCAAGCTCGATCGTGGTCACAACAAGTACCACGGCCGAGTCAAAGCATTCGCAGACGCCGCTCGCGAAGCTGGCTTGCAGTTTTAA
- the rpsE gene encoding 30S ribosomal protein S5 has protein sequence MSNARNKRNNKNEEQGLEAGLLDRVVKIKRCAAVVKGGRRFSFAAMVVVGNGSGQVGWGYGKANEVPPSVQKAQKQASRSMIHVPLVEGSIPHQVWGRYGAARVVLIPAGAGTGIIAGQAVRSVCEACGIHDILTKSYGTNNPVTLVKATLDAMSKLRTREQIAALRGLNPDDLIEA, from the coding sequence ATGAGCAACGCACGAAACAAACGCAACAACAAGAACGAAGAGCAAGGTTTGGAAGCCGGTCTTCTGGACCGTGTCGTCAAGATCAAACGTTGTGCGGCTGTCGTCAAAGGCGGTCGCCGTTTTAGCTTCGCTGCGATGGTCGTTGTCGGTAACGGCAGCGGACAGGTTGGCTGGGGCTATGGCAAAGCGAACGAAGTTCCGCCAAGCGTGCAAAAGGCACAAAAGCAAGCTTCACGCAGCATGATTCACGTTCCATTGGTTGAAGGAAGCATTCCTCACCAAGTTTGGGGCCGCTACGGTGCTGCTCGTGTGGTCCTGATTCCAGCCGGTGCTGGTACGGGTATCATCGCTGGCCAAGCTGTTCGTTCAGTTTGCGAAGCATGTGGAATCCACGACATTCTGACCAAATCGTACGGGACCAATAACCCTGTCACCTTGGTCAAAGCGACCCTCGACGCGATGAGCAAGTTGCGAACTCGTGAGCAAATCGCTGCTCTGCGTGGTCTGAACCCAGACGATTTGATCGAAGCCTAA
- the rplO gene encoding 50S ribosomal protein L15, whose amino-acid sequence MQLNDVHRGITKNRPRKRIGRGPGSGTGKTSGRGHKGHKSRSGYSRKPNFQGGAMPMFRRVPKRGFNNRWALTIFAVNVGKLNDAFNEGETVTLEALAAKNLAKGNFDELKVLGDGELTKKLTIQAHRFSKSAEEKISAAGGTAEKLAPKRTPDERVEALKSEK is encoded by the coding sequence ATGCAACTCAACGACGTTCATCGCGGTATCACGAAAAACCGCCCTCGAAAACGCATCGGTCGTGGTCCTGGTAGCGGCACCGGCAAAACGTCGGGTCGTGGGCACAAGGGACACAAGAGCCGCAGCGGCTACAGCCGCAAGCCCAACTTCCAGGGCGGTGCGATGCCAATGTTCCGTCGAGTTCCAAAACGTGGTTTCAACAACCGCTGGGCTTTGACAATTTTCGCTGTCAATGTTGGCAAGTTGAATGACGCTTTCAACGAAGGCGAAACAGTGACGCTTGAAGCACTCGCTGCCAAGAACCTCGCCAAAGGCAACTTTGACGAACTAAAGGTTTTGGGCGATGGCGAGTTGACCAAAAAACTCACCATTCAGGCTCACCGCTTCAGCAAGTCGGCCGAAGAGAAAATCTCGGCAGCTGGCGGAACGGCAGAGAAGTTGGCTCCTAAACGTACACCTGACGAGCGCGTTGAAGCACTCAAGAGCGAAAAGTAG
- the secY gene encoding preprotein translocase subunit SecY, translating into MFEKLRIIFSIPELRKKVMLTIGLLAIYRIGFHIPLPMIATNLDSGAGGGAADFFEKVSVFAASDLRQATIFGLGIMPYISASIIFQLLGSVYKPLEELKKEGEAGRKKLNEYTRYLTVVICLVQSYMYLKFMLMAGSNGQSSINPNFMNANEQLFFGWQIVAVLVMTTGTVFLMWLGEQIDEYGIGNGISLLIMAGILAQMPKALYELVLGMKTELTGLAKGQVGIETLIILVVLFVVVVFGVVFITLGQRKIPTQSAKFTRGRRVYGGTRQHLPLRINQAGVMPIIFASSLLMIPGVLFGFLAGQFATDSSLFRGFDLIGSTMSDQTSYFFNLLYVGLIFFFCYFWTAITFNPKEMSDNLRDSGTFIPGYRPGRRTTDYLEKVMVRITYVGAAFLGLIAIVPTIVYGSLGVPYSIAGFYGGTGLLIAVSVAFDLVQKIDSHLVMRNYRGLLEGAGGGTSPVV; encoded by the coding sequence ATGTTTGAAAAGCTGCGAATCATTTTCTCGATCCCTGAGCTTCGTAAGAAGGTCATGCTTACGATCGGATTGCTTGCCATTTACCGGATCGGGTTCCACATCCCGTTGCCGATGATCGCGACGAACCTGGACAGTGGCGCCGGTGGCGGTGCTGCTGACTTCTTCGAAAAGGTCAGTGTTTTCGCGGCCAGCGATCTGCGTCAAGCGACGATCTTCGGCCTCGGAATCATGCCGTACATCTCGGCATCGATCATTTTCCAGTTGCTCGGGAGCGTTTACAAGCCGCTGGAAGAACTGAAGAAGGAAGGCGAAGCGGGACGGAAGAAGCTCAACGAATACACACGTTACTTGACCGTAGTGATCTGCTTGGTGCAGAGCTACATGTACCTGAAGTTCATGCTGATGGCTGGCTCCAATGGCCAAAGCAGCATCAACCCGAACTTCATGAATGCAAACGAACAACTGTTCTTTGGCTGGCAGATCGTCGCCGTGTTGGTGATGACAACGGGAACCGTGTTCCTGATGTGGCTCGGGGAGCAGATCGATGAATACGGAATTGGCAACGGGATCAGTTTGCTGATCATGGCCGGCATTCTGGCTCAGATGCCAAAGGCATTATACGAGCTCGTCCTGGGCATGAAGACCGAGTTGACTGGTTTGGCCAAGGGCCAGGTCGGGATTGAAACACTGATCATCCTCGTCGTGCTGTTTGTTGTTGTCGTCTTCGGTGTGGTGTTCATCACACTGGGGCAACGCAAGATCCCAACTCAATCAGCCAAGTTCACCCGTGGCCGTCGTGTTTATGGTGGTACTCGTCAGCACTTGCCGCTTCGAATCAACCAAGCCGGCGTGATGCCCATCATTTTCGCAAGCTCACTGTTGATGATTCCTGGTGTCTTGTTCGGCTTCCTCGCCGGCCAGTTCGCAACCGACAGTTCGTTGTTCCGCGGATTTGACTTGATCGGCTCAACGATGAGCGATCAAACCTCGTACTTCTTCAACCTGCTGTACGTCGGTTTGATCTTCTTCTTCTGCTACTTCTGGACGGCCATCACGTTCAATCCGAAAGAAATGAGCGACAACCTGCGTGATTCGGGAACGTTCATTCCCGGTTACCGACCGGGTCGCCGTACAACGGACTACCTCGAAAAGGTGATGGTCCGAATCACTTATGTTGGTGCTGCTTTCTTGGGTCTGATCGCGATTGTCCCAACGATCGTCTACGGATCGCTGGGTGTTCCTTACTCGATCGCCGGTTTCTATGGTGGTACGGGTCTGTTGATTGCTGTCAGCGTCGCATTCGACTTGGTGCAAAAGATCGACAGCCACTTGGTCATGCGAAACTACCGAGGATTGCTGGAAGGTGCCGGCGGCGGCACTTCACCCGTCGTTTGA
- a CDS encoding adenylate kinase family protein: MRIVFIGPPGAGKGTQCELLSKALNVPHIGTGGMLRALEPESGEQIHVRIDRGHFAPDEFVLQMVAERLAQSDSQMGYLLDGFPRTQVQASAFDDQLMAASLKLDHVLHLQVSADVLIERLRKRGEEGNRADDAEEFIRERFRIYEARTAPLLDHYRSQELVRDIDASDSESLVHASICECLNFNPMLSKPVAND; this comes from the coding sequence GTGCGAATTGTCTTCATCGGTCCGCCTGGTGCGGGCAAGGGCACTCAATGTGAACTGCTTAGCAAAGCTCTGAACGTGCCACACATTGGCACGGGCGGAATGCTGAGGGCTCTGGAGCCCGAGAGTGGCGAGCAGATCCATGTTCGAATTGACCGAGGGCACTTCGCTCCGGATGAATTCGTGCTGCAGATGGTTGCCGAGCGGTTGGCTCAATCAGACAGCCAAATGGGCTACCTACTCGATGGTTTCCCGCGGACTCAAGTTCAAGCCAGTGCATTCGACGATCAACTGATGGCCGCTTCTCTGAAGCTGGACCACGTGTTGCACTTGCAGGTTTCCGCAGACGTACTCATTGAACGTCTTCGCAAACGGGGCGAAGAAGGGAATCGCGCCGACGATGCGGAAGAGTTCATTCGAGAACGTTTCCGAATCTACGAGGCCCGCACCGCACCGTTGCTGGATCACTATCGAAGCCAGGAACTCGTTCGTGACATTGACGCCTCTGATTCAGAGTCGTTGGTCCACGCTTCGATCTGCGAATGCTTGAATTTCAATCCGATGCTGAGCAAACCAGTCGCCAACGACTGA
- a CDS encoding thioredoxin family protein has protein sequence MKWIHSESVEITLAALGSVKLIRDGTFALSERVSMKFCCFVLVSLAATWGLVGIAGQVAAGEFNTVLDIGDPAPEWSELPTTAGETSSLKDLSDSKFVVLAFTCNSCPYAVDAEKRLISLTKDYAEKSVSVIAVNVNTIEDDAMPAMKVKAAEKSFPFAYLYDESQQIARDYGAKYTPQFFLLDADRKIAYMGAMDDSPDGQKVTQPHLRNAIDEVLAGEPVTLSETVPVGCRIRMERQRRSRRQR, from the coding sequence ATGAAATGGATCCATAGCGAGTCGGTGGAAATCACGCTTGCGGCGTTGGGATCCGTTAAACTGATTCGCGATGGTACCTTTGCCTTGTCCGAGAGAGTCTCAATGAAGTTTTGTTGTTTTGTCCTGGTGAGTTTGGCTGCGACTTGGGGCCTGGTTGGTATTGCCGGCCAGGTTGCGGCAGGTGAATTCAACACCGTGCTGGACATTGGCGATCCGGCACCTGAATGGAGTGAGTTGCCGACGACCGCGGGTGAGACTTCCTCCCTGAAAGATCTATCGGATTCGAAATTCGTGGTTCTGGCATTCACCTGCAACAGTTGCCCGTATGCGGTCGATGCGGAAAAACGCTTGATCTCACTGACCAAGGACTACGCTGAGAAATCGGTCTCGGTGATCGCGGTCAACGTCAACACGATCGAAGACGATGCGATGCCGGCCATGAAGGTGAAGGCCGCGGAAAAGTCGTTCCCATTCGCGTACTTGTATGACGAGTCCCAGCAGATCGCTCGCGACTATGGGGCCAAGTACACGCCTCAGTTCTTTTTGCTCGATGCCGATCGAAAGATCGCCTACATGGGCGCGATGGATGACAGTCCTGATGGCCAAAAAGTGACTCAGCCCCACCTCCGCAATGCGATCGACGAAGTACTTGCAGGTGAACCCGTGACACTTTCTGAAACGGTTCCAGTTGGTTGTCGGATCCGGATGGAGCGTCAACGTCGCTCTCGTCGTCAGCGCTAG
- a CDS encoding sulfatase family protein: protein MRWLVGWIVTLLTTSPLLGIGTAAEPTKPNFIIVYCDNLGYGDIEPFGSTLHRTPNLNRMAREGRTFTHFCVTAGVCTPSRASIMTGCYAQRVGMHLNDRDGAVLRPVSAYGLHPDEITIAEILKQQDYSTALVGKWHLGDQPEFLPTRQGFDWFFGVPYSDDMTKRVWQRDGSHWPPLPLMENETVIEAPCNRDGLTNRYTEGAMQWIAEHKEEPFFLYFPQAMPGSTKTPFSSDAFRGKSQNGPWGDAVEELDWSIGQMLDQLVELGIAENTFVIWTSDNGAPINRDPDDLSRGSNLPLHGRGYTTSEGAFRVPTIVWQPGKVPAGTQCDELATTMDLLPTFANLAGCELPSDRKLDGHDIAPLLFGEPNAKTPYEAFYYYHQDQLQAIRSGPWKMFLPVDTSPGHPHFNASQKPTTLLFNVVDDIVCQHNVAETRPEIVAQLTALAEQARQDLGDKDRPGQGQRLIGKAADVSPRRLETLPSESVQPGS from the coding sequence ATGCGTTGGCTTGTTGGATGGATCGTGACGCTGCTTACAACGTCACCGTTGCTCGGCATCGGAACGGCAGCCGAGCCAACCAAACCGAATTTCATCATCGTCTACTGTGACAACCTTGGTTACGGCGACATCGAACCCTTCGGATCGACGTTGCATCGAACGCCCAACTTGAATCGCATGGCAAGGGAAGGGCGAACGTTTACCCATTTCTGCGTCACGGCCGGCGTCTGCACCCCATCGCGTGCCAGCATCATGACCGGATGCTATGCGCAACGAGTCGGAATGCATTTGAACGATCGCGATGGTGCGGTTCTGCGACCTGTCTCTGCTTATGGTTTGCATCCCGATGAGATCACCATCGCGGAGATTCTTAAGCAACAGGACTACTCCACCGCATTGGTTGGAAAATGGCATCTGGGTGATCAACCGGAATTCCTGCCGACCCGTCAGGGGTTTGATTGGTTCTTTGGAGTGCCTTACTCCGACGACATGACCAAGCGGGTTTGGCAGCGAGATGGATCGCACTGGCCACCTCTGCCTCTCATGGAAAACGAGACCGTCATCGAAGCCCCGTGCAACCGAGACGGATTGACCAATCGTTACACAGAAGGGGCGATGCAGTGGATCGCCGAGCACAAGGAGGAACCGTTCTTCCTGTACTTCCCACAAGCCATGCCTGGCAGCACCAAGACACCGTTTTCCAGCGACGCTTTTCGCGGCAAAAGCCAGAACGGTCCTTGGGGAGACGCGGTCGAAGAATTGGATTGGTCGATCGGTCAGATGCTGGACCAGCTCGTCGAACTGGGCATCGCAGAAAACACCTTCGTGATCTGGACCTCCGACAACGGTGCCCCCATCAACCGCGATCCTGATGACTTGAGCCGAGGTTCCAACTTGCCGCTTCACGGTCGCGGGTACACGACCAGCGAAGGTGCCTTTCGTGTTCCCACGATCGTCTGGCAACCCGGCAAAGTACCCGCCGGGACTCAATGTGACGAACTGGCGACCACGATGGATTTATTGCCTACGTTTGCGAATCTAGCCGGATGTGAACTGCCGTCGGATCGCAAACTCGATGGCCACGACATCGCTCCGCTGCTGTTTGGTGAACCCAACGCCAAGACGCCGTACGAAGCGTTCTACTACTACCACCAAGATCAACTGCAAGCCATCCGCTCCGGTCCCTGGAAAATGTTCTTGCCCGTCGACACATCCCCCGGACACCCGCACTTCAACGCTTCGCAAAAACCAACAACGCTTCTGTTCAACGTTGTGGATGACATCGTTTGCCAACACAACGTTGCCGAGACGCGTCCTGAGATCGTTGCTCAACTGACTGCGTTGGCCGAACAAGCTCGTCAGGACTTGGGTGACAAAGATCGCCCCGGCCAGGGCCAACGACTGATCGGAAAGGCCGCGGACGTTTCGCCTCGACGCTTGGAAACGCTGCCGAGCGAATCCGTCCAACCGGGTTCGTGA